The following proteins are encoded in a genomic region of Dasypus novemcinctus isolate mDasNov1 chromosome 3, mDasNov1.1.hap2, whole genome shotgun sequence:
- the PTGDR gene encoding prostaglandin D2 receptor — MSPQLYPCHNITWVEKGNSATMGGVLFSAGLLGNLLALGLLARSGLGSCPPRPQRSPPSVFYVLVCGLTVTDLLGKCLVSSVVLAAYAQNRSLRGLVPTSGSSSLCQAFAFFMSFFGLASTLQLLAMALECWLSLEHPFFYRRHITLRRGALVAPSVGVFCLAFCALPFAGFGQFVQYCPGTWCFIRMVHREGSPSVLGYSVLYASLMALLVLATVLCNLSAMRNLYAMHRRLRWLPRSGTRDPPEPGARERDASAQPLEERDHLLLLALMTVLFTMCSLPLIIRAYHGAFKAVDQKNGDSGETEDLRALRFLSVISIVDPWIFIIFRTSIFRIFFHKIFIKPLIYRNSQSSSCRTNMESSL; from the exons ATGAGCCCGCAGCTCTACCCCTGCCACAACATCACTTGGGTGGAGAAGGGCAACTCGGCGACGATGGGCGGGGTGCTCTTCAGCGCGGGCCTCCTGGGCAACCTGCTGGCCCTCGGGCTGCTGGCGCGCTCGGGGCTCGGTTCGTGCCCGCCGCGTCCGCAGCGCTCGCCGCCTTCGGTCTTCTACGTGCTGGTGTGCGGCCTGACAGTCACCGACTTACTGGGCAAGTGCCTGGTGAGCTCCGTGGTGCTGGCCGCCTACGCGCAGAACCGGAGCCTGCGCGGGCTGGTGCCCACGTCGGGCAGCAGCTCGCTGTGCCAAGCCTTCGCCTTCTTCATGTCCTTCTTCGGGCTCGCCTCGACGCTGCAGCTCTTAGCCATGGCGTTGGAGTGCTGGCTGTCGCTGGAGCACCCCTTCTTCTATCGACGGCACATCACTCTGCGCCGGGGCGCGCTGGTGGCGCCCTCCGTGGGCGTCTTCTGCCTGGCTTTCTGCGCGCTGCCCTTCGCGGGCTTCGGGCAGTTCGTGCAGTACTGCCCCGGCACCTGGTGCTTCATCCGGATGGTCCACCGGGAGGGCTCGCCCTCGGTGCTGGGCTACTCGGTGCTGTACGCCAGCCTCATGGCGCTTCTGGTCCTGGCCACCGTGCTGTGCAACCTGAGCGCCATGCGCAACCTCTACGCCATGCACCGGCGGCTGCGGTGGCTCCCGCGCTCCGGCACCAGGGACCCTCCGGAGCCGGGCGCTCGCGAGAGGGACGCGTCCGCACAACCTCTAGAGGAAAGAGATCATCTCCTGCTGCTGGCCCTCATGACCGTGCTCTTCACCATGTGCTCCCTACCGTTAATT ATTCGTGCTTACCATGGGGCGTTTAAAGCCGTGGACCAGAAAAACGGAGACTCTGGAGAAACTGAAGACCTCCGAGCCTTGCGTTTTCTATCTGTTATTTCTATTGTGGACCCCTGGATTTTCATCATTTTCAGGACATCAATATTTCGGATATTTTTTCACAAGATTTTCATAAAACCTCTTATATACAGAAATTCACAAAGCAGTTCCTGTAGAACTAACATGGAATCCAGTCTGTGA